The following are from one region of the Tachysurus fulvidraco isolate hzauxx_2018 chromosome 24, HZAU_PFXX_2.0, whole genome shotgun sequence genome:
- the gcgra gene encoding glucagon receptor encodes MSQALLLGLFIFFSCTQVSSTMSMKLLMKEWINYQDECLKNISRETPVTGLVCNRTFDKYACWPDGLPNTTVSVPCPKYLPWHTKVQHGLVHLECNADGQWAKQKNANECENNDRAQNDTQYYFAVLSKFRIIYTVGYSLSLGALVLALGILVAFRKLHCMRNNIHMNLFASFILRAATIFIKDALLEKPNINPSTTTDLEMDLFVRNEVLQMDVGCRIAVVMMQYSIIANSHWLLVEGIYLHNLLAVTVLTEGNHFSIYLCIGWGAPLIFVLPWVIVKYIYENENCWEQNINMGYWWIIRSPILLAVLINFFIFIRIIKILVSKLRAHQMRYSDYKFRLAKSTLTLIPLLGSHLVLFSFVTDESTSNGAITLRLTKLFIDLVFNSFQGLLVAILYCFVNKEVQSEIMKFWKRWRGKDIDEDYRHTYSNTAQVSNNKHVQAASTKLRLPDVTHTAVCSSEEKQLLALSCHNGTDRLNFNSKSLEGTSGANGTAAEEPMVCHQDPRGSIESGLCGL; translated from the exons ATGTCACAGGCGCTTCTTCTGGGCCTGTTCATTTTCTTCTCCTGCACCCAG GTGTCTTCTACCATGTCCATGAAACTTTTAATGAAAGAGTGGATAAATTACCAAGATGAGTGTCTCAAGAATATCAGCAGAGAAACACCAGTCACAG GTCTTGTGTGCAATAGGACGTTTGATAAATACGCCTGCTGGCCGGACGGTTTGCCCAACACCACGGTGAGCGTCCCTTGCCCCAAGTACCTGCCCTGGCACACAAAAG TCCAACATGGCCTGGTTCATCTGGAGTGCAATGCTGATGGTCAGTGGGCCAAACAGAAGAATGCGAACGAGTGTGAAAATAACGATCGGGCCCAGAACGACACG caATATTATTTTGCGGTCCTCAGTAAATTCAGGATCATATACACTGTTGGTTATTCCCTCTCTCTGGGAGCGCTGGTGCTGGCACTCGGTATCCTTGTGGCCTTCAG GAAGCTGCACTGCATGAGGAACAACATTCACATGAACCTGTTTGCCTCCTTCATCCTGCGAGCTGCCACCATTTTCATCAAAGACGCCTTGTTGGAGAAACCCAACATCAACCCGAGCACCACCACGGACCTTGAGATGGACCTGTTTGTCAGGAACGAG GTTTTACAGATGGATGTTGGCTGTAGGATTGCTGTAGTGATGATGCAATACAGTATCATAGCAAACAGCCACTGGCTGCTAGTGGAGGGAATTTACCTGCACAACCTGCTGGCAGTCACGGTGCTGACTGAAGGGAACCACTTCAGCATCTACCTGTGTATCGGCTGGG GAGCACCACTGATCTTTGTTCTACCCTGGGTCATCGTGAAATATATCTACGAGAACGAGAA TTGCTGGgagcagaacataaacatgggGTACTGGTGGATTATTCGTTCCCCCATCCTACTGGCAGTGCTG ATCaacttcttcatcttcatacGCATCATTAAGATCCTTGTGTCCAAGCTGAGGGCTCACCAAATGAGATACTCTGACTACAAGTTCCG GCTCGCAAAGTCCACCCTCACCCTCATCCCACTGCTTGGTAGTCATCTGGTCCTGTTTTCCTTTGTCACTGATGAGTCTACCTCAAACGGCGCCATCACGCTGCGGCTCACCAAACTCTTCATCGACCTTGTCTTCAACTCCTTCCAG GGGCTGCTGGTGGCCATCCTCTACTGCTTTGTCAACAAAGAG GTTCAGTCTGAGATTATGAAGTTCTGGAAGCGCTGGCGGGGGAAGGACATCGACGAAGACTACCGTCACACCTACAGCAACACGGCTCAGGTGTCCAACAACAAACACGTCCAAGCTGCTTCCACCAAGCTGAGGCTGCCGGACGTCACGCACACGGCCGTCTGCAGCTCTGAGGAGAAGCAGCTGCTGGCGCTCAGCTGCCATAACGGCACGGACCGCCTGAACTTCAATTCCAAGTCACTGGAAGGTACCAGCGGCGCCAACGGCACAGCAGCCGAAGAGCCGATGGTGTGCCATCAGGACCCGCGAGGGAGCATCGAGAGCGGGCTCTGTGGGCTCTGA